The Aulosira sp. FACHB-615 genome contains the following window.
ATGTCTGGCATCATGATGATAAACCTTTACCGCCAGACCATGAACTAGTGATTTATGAATTACACGTTGGTGATTTTTCTGGTGGTGAAGATGACCCTGATGCGAGAGGGAAATATAAACACGTTATTGAAAAGTTAGATTATTTATGTGATTTAGGAATTAACGCTATTGAATTACTACCAGTTAAAGAATATCCTGGTAATTATAGTTGGGGTTATAACCCAAGATATTTTTTTGCACCTGAATCGAGTTATGGTTCTACAAATGAATTAAAGCAACTCGTTGACGAATGCCATAGTCGAGGAATTCGGGTGATTATGGATGGGATTTATAATCACTCAGAATCTTCTAGCCCTTTAACCCAAATAGACCATGATTATTGGTATCATCATGCACCGCGTGACCCTGATAATAGCTGGGGGCCAGAATTTAATTATGAATTCTACGATGAAAATTTAGAGACTTATCCCGCCCGTAAATTTATTGGCGATACAGTCCGTTTTTGGATTGAAGAATATCATGTAGATGGCATTCGCTACGATGCAGCCAGACAAATTGCCAATTACGATTTTATGCACTGGATAGTTCAAGAAGCGAAAAAAACTGCTGGTGCGAAACCTTTTTATAATGTTGCTGAACATATCCCAGAAACAACCAGTATTACTAATATTGATGGCCCAATGGATGGTTGTTGGCATGATAGCTTTATGCACACAGTTACAGCACATATTTGCGGCGATAGTTTTGATTTAGAAAACCTCAAAGATGTGATTGATCCGAAACGTCAAGGTTTCATGGGTGCGACTAATGTGGTTAATTATCTCACCAACCATGACCATAATCGGGTAATGGTTGAGTTAGGTAATCGGAATATTTTCGATGAAGAAGCTTTTAGACGCATCAAATTAGGTGTAGCTATTTTGATGACGGCTGTGGGTGTACCTTTGGTATGGATGGGACAAGAGTTTGGTGAATATAAACCTAAAACCCAAGAATCATCAAAAATTGAGTGGACACTACTAAGTAATGATTTAAACGGTGGTTTATTTAATTACTACAAAGGCTTGATTCATCTACGCAAAAATAACCATGCTTTGTATACAGCAAATATTGATTTCATCCACGAAAATCACGAAGCTAAAGTGTTGGCTTATAGTCGATGGAATGATGAAGGTTCCCGTGTAGTTGTGGTAGCAAATTTTTCCGAAAACTTTTTAGCTGGCTATCACGTTCCTAATTTCCCTTGTGGCGGTACTTGGCACGAGTGGACGGGCAATTATGATGTAGAGGCTGGCGATAATGGGATTATGACTGATCTTGGCCCTTATGAGGCTAAGGTATTTGTCTGGCAATAACAAGATTCTCTGACATGAGTTAGACGTGAACGGGGCGATATTTGCCCCTTTTTTATTAATGGGGAGAATTGGGGCGATCGCTCCAATTCTCCCCGCCACCAATTACAGTTAAACTATCAATAGACTCAGGAATAAAGTCTGTTTAAATAAAAATCAAGGCAGAGATTATTGTGCTTTTGACTTAAAATGTGTATATTACTTTTCTCTCAAGTAACGAGAGCATTCTAATCTCCAGAGCGTCTACATGCACAACAAATTATCTAATACTAACATTAAAAGTTCCCATATCTTATTAACGCCTCACGACGTTAAGACAAGATTGCCCATTACGAAATCGGCAGAACATACAGTATTAAAATATAGACAAGAACTAGAAAACATTTTAGATTTTCAAGATAGTAGAAAATTTATTGTAGTTGGGCCATGTTCTATCCATGATACCAAAGCAGCGATAGAATATGCCGAAAGATTAAAAGTTTTAGCAGAGCAAGTCAAAGATAAACTCTTATTAGTTATGAGAGTTTACTTTGAAAAACCAAGAACAACAGTAGGTTGGAAAGGTTTGATTAATGACCCTGATATGGATGATTCTTTCCATGTGGAAAAAGGTTTATTAACCGCTAGAAGTTTGCTATTAAAAATTACGGAATTAGAATTGCCTACGGGTACTGAAGCCTTAGACCCAATCATCCCCCAATATATTAGTGAATTAATTACCTGGTCTGCTATTGGGGCGAGAACCACAGAATCACAAACGCACCGGGAAATGTCTAGCGGGCTTTCTATGCCTGTAGGTTTTAAAAATGGAACGGATGGTAACATTCAAGTGGCTTTAAATGCCCTGCACTCAGCAAAAAGTCCCCATAACTTTCTAGGGATCAATAATAAAGGACAAGTTAGCGTTTTTCAAACTATGGGTAATCCTTACGGTCATGTGATTTTAAGGGGTGGAAACCAGCCTAATTACGATGCAGCTAATGTCAAATTAGTAGAACAAAAATTAAAAGATTCTGATTTACCACCAAGAATCGTGATTGACTGTAGTCATGGCAATACCAATAAAGATTACCGATTGCAATCTCAGGTATTTGAAGATGTAATTCAGCAAATTATTGATGGCAATACATCTATTGTGGGGATGATGCTGGAATCGCATTTATATGAAGGCAATCAACCATTAAATTGCAAACCAGAAGAATTAAAGTATGGTGTTTCTGTAACTGATAAATGTATTGGTTGGGAAGAAACAGAAAGAATTATTTTGGCAGCCCACGCCAGATTGAGGTAGTAGGCTGTTATAGCAGGAGGAAAGGTGTTATACCAATTTGAAAAATGATTGCGACAAATGGGTTACTGAAAAGCTCGCCAGTAAGCAATTTCCCAATCCAAAATCCAAAATCTAAAATCCAAAATGGTATTACTATACCTGGCATTCAAAGTTTCAAATTTTCCTAAGAGGATGTTTGGAAGCACCTAGTACCGCTACGCGGAAGTAAAAAGTAAAAAGTCAAAAAGCTCATATCACAGGCTTTTCATTCACTTGAAATGGTATCTTTATTTCCGCCGACCTGTACTAGCCCTAACGAGTGAATATAGTGCTGAGTGGTAAAGTTTAAAAGACGTTGCGCTGCAACGTCTTTTAAAAAGTCTTTAGTAGTGATTTCCTACCTTACGATGATGCACAGCTGTCAGTGCTTCCGGTTTAGAAACTCGGCCGCCATTGACGGTGCTGTATACCGCCCAGTGGTCGCCACAGTCCATCCGGCTAACAACTTCGCATTCCATATATGCTAAAGCGTCGGCGAGGATGGGTGTACCGTCTTCGGCGCTTTGGGTTCGCACACCTGCAAAGCGGTCTGCACCAGGGGCGAACCGTTTGAGGAAGTGGCGCATGAGTGTTTGATAATTGCCTTCTTCTAAGACGTTTAACACAAAGCGATCGCCTACTTGCATTAAGGATTCAATCGCCCGGTCTTTAGCGACTGCAATGGAAAAGCCCAAGGGTTTAAAGCTGGCTTGTGCTACCCAGGAAGCTAACATCGCGCTGGAGACATCGCCTTTTTTGGCGGTAATAATATACAGTCCGCCACTGAGTCTACCCAAGGCTTTATCTAAGTCTGCACTCAGGGCTTTCATCGCTTTGATGCTGCGATCGCGCGTTACCCACTGCCCTAAGTCTGTGCCTGCTTCTTCACACTGCTTATAAGTATTTTCCCTGGGTGTTTCGCTAAGTTGAATCACTGGGAATGCGATATGTAGTCCTAAAGCCCGGAATTTGTTCAACAGGGGGTAAGTCGGCTCATCATTACCGCCGCCGGTTTCAAATATACCAATGGCTTGTTTATCTTTAGCCGAGCCTAACACAGTACTAAGTGCGGCTTGAGCAATGGTATCACCAGCAGATGGCGGCGCACCAATGACTAATCCAGAACAACGCCCAACTAGTTCGCGCAATTCTTGTAAATCTGTGGCTGAACCCAAATCTACTACTTCTACAGCGACATCGGTTTTGTTGATACCGTTGATAATTGCTTGGGCGAGGCGATCGCTATAACCGTATTCTGAAACGTAAAATACACCAACGGTAGTTTCTGGTTTCGCTTGGTTCTGACTCCATTTGCGGTAACGTTGGGTGAGTTCCTCAACGTTGTGATAGAGTAACGGCCCGTGACCTGTCGCAATCATTTTAATCGCTGGTAATTCCCCCATCCGCTTCATTGCAGACAATACCGAGCGCGAATTCGGCCCCATCAAGCATTCATAGTAATATTTAAAATCAGCTTCAATAGTTTTTAAGTCTTCGTCAAAAGTAGCATCGGAACAATAGTGCATCCCGAAAGCATCGCAGGTAAACAGGGTTTGGGTTTGATGGTCGAAGCTGAAGATTGTGTCCGGCCAATGTAAATTAGGCGCAATTACAAATTCTATCTCGTGACCGTTACCTAAATCTAAGCGATCGCCATTTTTAACAATCTGCCGTTTAAATGGCTGATGCACTAAATCTTCCAAAAATTGAATTGCGACTTTGGAAGCCACAACGGTAATTTCTGGAGCTATTTGTAACAAATCTTTCACTAAGCCGCTATGATCAGGCTCAGTGTGGCTGACAATCAAATAATTGATATCTTGAGGATTAATCAATCCTGTGAGCGTATCAAAATACAGATGACGGAACTTCTCATGGGAGGTATCAACTAAAGCAATCTGCTCACCGCGAATCAAAAATGAGTTGTAGGTAGTACCATTTTGTAAACCAAACTCAATATCAAAGCGATCGCGATCCCAATCTAGAGAGCGAATTGCCGTCGTATCTTGAGAAATATCCTCAGTCTGTATTGTCAACCTTTTTTCCGTTTTCTCGGTGAGCGATACCATAAATCCCCTCTCAAACACAATGAGTATTTATTCCGCTTGTTCTATTTTGACACGGTTCAAATGTAAATTTTTATTAAAAAACCTATAGTTATCTTAAAAAAATCAAAAGAGTGAAACCGCGTATACATAAACCTTGGCTGGCTTTGGAGATAGGTAATTCCCGACTGCATTGGGGGTTATTCGTAGGCGAAACCCTTGACTGTACATGGAATACAGACTATCTACCTGATTCAGTTATACAGCAGTTAGGTAACGGTCGAACCTTAGATGATTTCCCCGCCAAGATTTTTACCCTTCCTTGTCCCCTTCCTCTGGTAATTGCTTCTGTTGTTCCCAGTCAAACCGCACTTTGGCAAAGTTACCCCAATGTCAAAGTAATTACCTTAGAGAATGTACCTTTAAAAAATACCTATCCCACATTAGGAATTGACCGCGCCTTGGCTTTGTGGGGTGCGGGGATAAAGTTGGGATTTCCCATATTAGTAATTGATGCTGGAACCGCACTCACTTTTACAGGTGCAGATAGTCAACAGAATTTAGTTGGCGGTGCAATTTTGCCAGGGCTAGGTTTACAATTTGCAACGTTAGGTCAAAAAACCAGCCAGTTACCCCAGTTAAAAACGCAAACTTTCACATCTTTACCGCCAAGGTTTGCCCAAAATACCCCAGATGCAATTCAAAGTGGTGTTATCTACACCTTGTTAGCTGGAATCAAAGATTTTATGACAGCTTGGTGGGAATTATATCCTAATAGTAATGTGGTGATTAAAGGAGGCGATCGCACCTTATTATTTAACTATATGGAAACTTTATACCCAAAAATAACAGCCCGTTTGATTGTAGAACCAAACTTAATTTTTTTGGGAATAGCAACGGTTGATAATCTATAATTGGTTGACTGAGAGATACTAAAGCAACTATAAGCTAAAATAGAAACATATACTTATTTCTAATCGTAGATATGCCTAAAGCCACACACATCTATGAAATCATGCAAAATTTAGATAATTTGACTTTAGCAGAATTGCTAGTACTTAAAGCCAAAGTTGATACTTTGATTGAGGAAAAATCTTCGTTTCAATTATACCCTCTTTCTGGGAGCTATCAGAGGAAAACATCTCTTTCCAGTACAACGAGAGACTTAGATGTAGTTGTCTCGTTTCCTCCTATAACTACATCATCCAGTCTCAAAGGTCATATAATATACGCCTCTGCTAGAGAACATAGTAAGCTGAATGAATCTTTAATAGGCAAATTTTTAGAATCACAATCAAATCAGGATAATTCTTTAGAAGCGGTGATAGATTTAGTTGATGAATGGATGGCCGATGAATCAGATTACGATGAAGAAACTTATTCATCTATTGAGCCAGCTTTGAACCGCAATCAACTATCATTATAAAAACTCACATGGGTAGAGTTATTTTGTTGGATACTAATCCATTGAGTCAAGTAACGCATCCAAAGATAGATCCAAAAATCCAACAATGGTTAAAGTCATTACAAAAAGATGAAACTCTTATACGTGTTCCTGAAATAGCTGATTATGAGCTACGACGTGAACTTTTAAGACAAGGAAAGCAAAAAAGTATAGAGCGCCTCAACCAACTTAGCAAAATTTGTCTAATACCACTAACGCATGAAACGATGATAAAAGCAGCCGAATTATGGGCTTGGGTAAGAAACCAAGGTCAACCCACAGCCAGTAATGACAGCTTAGATGGAGATGTAATTCTTGCTGCTCAAGCCATTTTGCAACTAAAAATTTTTGATCAGGTTACAGTTGTCACAACAAACTTAAAACATATATCGCGGTTTGAAAGTGAAGGAATATCTGTAGCTGATTGGCAACAAACCCTGAATAAGTAAGTCATTTACACAACATCAAGAGGCTTGAAACTCTTACCAATGACAAATGATAGTAACGCACCAAAAGCTTTACGTTAGACGTGCTATGCTGTCGCTAACACATCCTACTACGTGCATTTCAAAAATCATATAT
Protein-coding sequences here:
- a CDS encoding alpha-amylase family glycosyl hydrolase; this translates as MANPIEFSLFAPYNEGAALIGSFSDWQEIPMIKGEDGYFRTTVELEDGVYKYKFRVQSKSWFFEADQWVDVTDPYATDVDEIGGKDNGVIRIKDGQKIVDTYVWHHDDKPLPPDHELVIYELHVGDFSGGEDDPDARGKYKHVIEKLDYLCDLGINAIELLPVKEYPGNYSWGYNPRYFFAPESSYGSTNELKQLVDECHSRGIRVIMDGIYNHSESSSPLTQIDHDYWYHHAPRDPDNSWGPEFNYEFYDENLETYPARKFIGDTVRFWIEEYHVDGIRYDAARQIANYDFMHWIVQEAKKTAGAKPFYNVAEHIPETTSITNIDGPMDGCWHDSFMHTVTAHICGDSFDLENLKDVIDPKRQGFMGATNVVNYLTNHDHNRVMVELGNRNIFDEEAFRRIKLGVAILMTAVGVPLVWMGQEFGEYKPKTQESSKIEWTLLSNDLNGGLFNYYKGLIHLRKNNHALYTANIDFIHENHEAKVLAYSRWNDEGSRVVVVANFSENFLAGYHVPNFPCGGTWHEWTGNYDVEAGDNGIMTDLGPYEAKVFVWQ
- a CDS encoding 3-deoxy-7-phosphoheptulonate synthase yields the protein MHNKLSNTNIKSSHILLTPHDVKTRLPITKSAEHTVLKYRQELENILDFQDSRKFIVVGPCSIHDTKAAIEYAERLKVLAEQVKDKLLLVMRVYFEKPRTTVGWKGLINDPDMDDSFHVEKGLLTARSLLLKITELELPTGTEALDPIIPQYISELITWSAIGARTTESQTHREMSSGLSMPVGFKNGTDGNIQVALNALHSAKSPHNFLGINNKGQVSVFQTMGNPYGHVILRGGNQPNYDAANVKLVEQKLKDSDLPPRIVIDCSHGNTNKDYRLQSQVFEDVIQQIIDGNTSIVGMMLESHLYEGNQPLNCKPEELKYGVSVTDKCIGWEETERIILAAHARLR
- a CDS encoding diflavin flavoprotein, producing MVSLTEKTEKRLTIQTEDISQDTTAIRSLDWDRDRFDIEFGLQNGTTYNSFLIRGEQIALVDTSHEKFRHLYFDTLTGLINPQDINYLIVSHTEPDHSGLVKDLLQIAPEITVVASKVAIQFLEDLVHQPFKRQIVKNGDRLDLGNGHEIEFVIAPNLHWPDTIFSFDHQTQTLFTCDAFGMHYCSDATFDEDLKTIEADFKYYYECLMGPNSRSVLSAMKRMGELPAIKMIATGHGPLLYHNVEELTQRYRKWSQNQAKPETTVGVFYVSEYGYSDRLAQAIINGINKTDVAVEVVDLGSATDLQELRELVGRCSGLVIGAPPSAGDTIAQAALSTVLGSAKDKQAIGIFETGGGNDEPTYPLLNKFRALGLHIAFPVIQLSETPRENTYKQCEEAGTDLGQWVTRDRSIKAMKALSADLDKALGRLSGGLYIITAKKGDVSSAMLASWVAQASFKPLGFSIAVAKDRAIESLMQVGDRFVLNVLEEGNYQTLMRHFLKRFAPGADRFAGVRTQSAEDGTPILADALAYMECEVVSRMDCGDHWAVYSTVNGGRVSKPEALTAVHHRKVGNHY
- a CDS encoding pantothenate kinase; amino-acid sequence: MKRVKPRIHKPWLALEIGNSRLHWGLFVGETLDCTWNTDYLPDSVIQQLGNGRTLDDFPAKIFTLPCPLPLVIASVVPSQTALWQSYPNVKVITLENVPLKNTYPTLGIDRALALWGAGIKLGFPILVIDAGTALTFTGADSQQNLVGGAILPGLGLQFATLGQKTSQLPQLKTQTFTSLPPRFAQNTPDAIQSGVIYTLLAGIKDFMTAWWELYPNSNVVIKGGDRTLLFNYMETLYPKITARLIVEPNLIFLGIATVDNL
- a CDS encoding type II toxin-antitoxin system VapC family toxin; this translates as MGRVILLDTNPLSQVTHPKIDPKIQQWLKSLQKDETLIRVPEIADYELRRELLRQGKQKSIERLNQLSKICLIPLTHETMIKAAELWAWVRNQGQPTASNDSLDGDVILAAQAILQLKIFDQVTVVTTNLKHISRFESEGISVADWQQTLNK